A portion of the Magnolia sinica isolate HGM2019 chromosome 17, MsV1, whole genome shotgun sequence genome contains these proteins:
- the LOC131231067 gene encoding large ribosomal subunit protein uL30w-like isoform X2, with product MVANSSLQSIVGDDTTQLQEEMGEEAKAAAVIPESVLKKRKRSEEWALAKKQEIDAAKKKNKENRKLIFNRAKQYAKEYEEQDKELIQLKREARLKGGFYVSPEAKLLFIIRIRGINAMHPKTRKILQLLRLRQIFNGVFLKVNKATVNMLHRVEPYVTYGYPNLKSVRELIYKRGYGKVNKQRIALADNSVIEQVLGKFGIICIEDLIHEIMTVGPHFKEANNFLWPFKLKAPLGGLNKKRNHYVEGGDAGNREVFINELIRRMN from the exons atggTAGCAAACTCATCATTGCAGTCAATTGTAGGTGATGATACCACACAATTACAGGA AGAGATGGGTGAAGAAGCCAAGGCAGCGGCTGTGATTCCAGAATCTGTGCTGAAGAAGAGGAAGCGGAGCGAGGAATGGGCATTGGCCAAAAAGCAGGAGATTGATGCtgcaaaaaagaagaataaggaaAACCGGAAACTGATTTTCAATAGAGCAAAGCAGTATGCAAAAGAGTATGAGGAGCAG gacaAGGAGCTGATCCAGTTGAAGCGTGAGGCAAGGTTGAAAGGGGGATTTTATGTTAGCCCAGAAGCCAAGTTGCTATTTATCATCCGCATCCGCGG TATTAATGCCATGCACCCAAAGACAAGAAAAATTCTGCAGCTCTTGCGTTTGAGGCAG ATATTTAATGGGGTGTTTCTGAAGGTCAACAAGGCAACAGTGAATATGCTCCACAGGGTTGAGCCTTACGTCACATACGG CTATCCCAATTTGAAGAGCGTGAGGGAATTAATTTACAAGAGGGGTTATGGCAAGGTGAACAAGCAGAGAATTGCTTTGGCCGACAACTCTGTTATTGAGCAG GTATTGGGTAAGTTTGGAATAATTTGCATAGAGGATCTCATTCATGAGATCATGACTGTTGGGCCCCATTTCAAGGAGGCAAACAACTTCTTGTGGCCATTCAAGCTCAAGGCGCCGCTGGGTGGTCTTAATAAGAAGAGGAATCATTATGTTGAAGGAGGCGACGCCGGAAACCGGGAAGTTTTTATCAATGAGCTCATAAGGAGGATGAACTAG
- the LOC131231067 gene encoding large ribosomal subunit protein uL30w-like isoform X4 — MGEEAKAAAVIPESVLKKRKRSEEWALAKKQEIDAAKKKNKENRKLIFNRAKQYAKEYEEQDKELIQLKREARLKGGFYVSPEAKLLFIIRIRGINAMHPKTRKILQLLRLRQIFNGVFLKVNKATVNMLHRVEPYVTYGYPNLKSVRELIYKRGYGKVNKQRIALADNSVIEQVLGKFGIICIEDLIHEIMTVGPHFKEANNFLWPFKLKAPLGGLNKKRNHYVEGGDAGNREVFINELIRRMN; from the exons ATGGGTGAAGAAGCCAAGGCAGCGGCTGTGATTCCAGAATCTGTGCTGAAGAAGAGGAAGCGGAGCGAGGAATGGGCATTGGCCAAAAAGCAGGAGATTGATGCtgcaaaaaagaagaataaggaaAACCGGAAACTGATTTTCAATAGAGCAAAGCAGTATGCAAAAGAGTATGAGGAGCAG gacaAGGAGCTGATCCAGTTGAAGCGTGAGGCAAGGTTGAAAGGGGGATTTTATGTTAGCCCAGAAGCCAAGTTGCTATTTATCATCCGCATCCGCGG TATTAATGCCATGCACCCAAAGACAAGAAAAATTCTGCAGCTCTTGCGTTTGAGGCAG ATATTTAATGGGGTGTTTCTGAAGGTCAACAAGGCAACAGTGAATATGCTCCACAGGGTTGAGCCTTACGTCACATACGG CTATCCCAATTTGAAGAGCGTGAGGGAATTAATTTACAAGAGGGGTTATGGCAAGGTGAACAAGCAGAGAATTGCTTTGGCCGACAACTCTGTTATTGAGCAG GTATTGGGTAAGTTTGGAATAATTTGCATAGAGGATCTCATTCATGAGATCATGACTGTTGGGCCCCATTTCAAGGAGGCAAACAACTTCTTGTGGCCATTCAAGCTCAAGGCGCCGCTGGGTGGTCTTAATAAGAAGAGGAATCATTATGTTGAAGGAGGCGACGCCGGAAACCGGGAAGTTTTTATCAATGAGCTCATAAGGAGGATGAACTAG
- the LOC131231067 gene encoding large ribosomal subunit protein uL30w-like isoform X1 has translation MVSWYWVLWVYAFIWMTIGLWVNSHVFREMGEEAKAAAVIPESVLKKRKRSEEWALAKKQEIDAAKKKNKENRKLIFNRAKQYAKEYEEQDKELIQLKREARLKGGFYVSPEAKLLFIIRIRGINAMHPKTRKILQLLRLRQIFNGVFLKVNKATVNMLHRVEPYVTYGYPNLKSVRELIYKRGYGKVNKQRIALADNSVIEQVLGKFGIICIEDLIHEIMTVGPHFKEANNFLWPFKLKAPLGGLNKKRNHYVEGGDAGNREVFINELIRRMN, from the exons ATGGTCAGTTGGTATTGGGTGCTTTGGGTGTATGCTTTCATTTGGATGACTATAGGTCTTTGGGTGAACTCCCATGTTTTTAG AGAGATGGGTGAAGAAGCCAAGGCAGCGGCTGTGATTCCAGAATCTGTGCTGAAGAAGAGGAAGCGGAGCGAGGAATGGGCATTGGCCAAAAAGCAGGAGATTGATGCtgcaaaaaagaagaataaggaaAACCGGAAACTGATTTTCAATAGAGCAAAGCAGTATGCAAAAGAGTATGAGGAGCAG gacaAGGAGCTGATCCAGTTGAAGCGTGAGGCAAGGTTGAAAGGGGGATTTTATGTTAGCCCAGAAGCCAAGTTGCTATTTATCATCCGCATCCGCGG TATTAATGCCATGCACCCAAAGACAAGAAAAATTCTGCAGCTCTTGCGTTTGAGGCAG ATATTTAATGGGGTGTTTCTGAAGGTCAACAAGGCAACAGTGAATATGCTCCACAGGGTTGAGCCTTACGTCACATACGG CTATCCCAATTTGAAGAGCGTGAGGGAATTAATTTACAAGAGGGGTTATGGCAAGGTGAACAAGCAGAGAATTGCTTTGGCCGACAACTCTGTTATTGAGCAG GTATTGGGTAAGTTTGGAATAATTTGCATAGAGGATCTCATTCATGAGATCATGACTGTTGGGCCCCATTTCAAGGAGGCAAACAACTTCTTGTGGCCATTCAAGCTCAAGGCGCCGCTGGGTGGTCTTAATAAGAAGAGGAATCATTATGTTGAAGGAGGCGACGCCGGAAACCGGGAAGTTTTTATCAATGAGCTCATAAGGAGGATGAACTAG
- the LOC131231067 gene encoding large ribosomal subunit protein uL30w-like isoform X3, with translation MWGPREMGEEAKAAAVIPESVLKKRKRSEEWALAKKQEIDAAKKKNKENRKLIFNRAKQYAKEYEEQDKELIQLKREARLKGGFYVSPEAKLLFIIRIRGINAMHPKTRKILQLLRLRQIFNGVFLKVNKATVNMLHRVEPYVTYGYPNLKSVRELIYKRGYGKVNKQRIALADNSVIEQVLGKFGIICIEDLIHEIMTVGPHFKEANNFLWPFKLKAPLGGLNKKRNHYVEGGDAGNREVFINELIRRMN, from the exons atgtggggcccaag AGAGATGGGTGAAGAAGCCAAGGCAGCGGCTGTGATTCCAGAATCTGTGCTGAAGAAGAGGAAGCGGAGCGAGGAATGGGCATTGGCCAAAAAGCAGGAGATTGATGCtgcaaaaaagaagaataaggaaAACCGGAAACTGATTTTCAATAGAGCAAAGCAGTATGCAAAAGAGTATGAGGAGCAG gacaAGGAGCTGATCCAGTTGAAGCGTGAGGCAAGGTTGAAAGGGGGATTTTATGTTAGCCCAGAAGCCAAGTTGCTATTTATCATCCGCATCCGCGG TATTAATGCCATGCACCCAAAGACAAGAAAAATTCTGCAGCTCTTGCGTTTGAGGCAG ATATTTAATGGGGTGTTTCTGAAGGTCAACAAGGCAACAGTGAATATGCTCCACAGGGTTGAGCCTTACGTCACATACGG CTATCCCAATTTGAAGAGCGTGAGGGAATTAATTTACAAGAGGGGTTATGGCAAGGTGAACAAGCAGAGAATTGCTTTGGCCGACAACTCTGTTATTGAGCAG GTATTGGGTAAGTTTGGAATAATTTGCATAGAGGATCTCATTCATGAGATCATGACTGTTGGGCCCCATTTCAAGGAGGCAAACAACTTCTTGTGGCCATTCAAGCTCAAGGCGCCGCTGGGTGGTCTTAATAAGAAGAGGAATCATTATGTTGAAGGAGGCGACGCCGGAAACCGGGAAGTTTTTATCAATGAGCTCATAAGGAGGATGAACTAG